One genomic segment of Mytilus trossulus isolate FHL-02 chromosome 4, PNRI_Mtr1.1.1.hap1, whole genome shotgun sequence includes these proteins:
- the LOC134714134 gene encoding uncharacterized protein LOC134714134, with translation MTKTKTTPWMSEHWECVFCPSTFSKKDDRDKHLAMCAGARLFCKYDGCFYNTDKGKNLQRHVRNKHVDTKLEGYKSKELVDTSDSTESEEWERQDPGEVIKTNSGTESEESELKGTDKDDNKVTPVSEKNISDDLIKVTVDKENETTRKVVCRNDDPIAVSAVQVGRTIRQKTSPRLLENVPRQRRDIFNPILRKVPMTQLTLQVRFRKEEKTLVLIRLYL, from the coding sequence ATgacgaaaacaaaaacaactccATGGATGTCAGAGCACTGGGAATGTGTTTTCTGTCCATCTACATTCAGTAAGAAGGATGATAGAGATAAGCATTTAGCTATGTGTGCAGGTGCAAGGCTATTTTGCAAATATGATGGTTGTTTCTACAACACTGATAAAGGGAAAAATCTCCAAAGACACGTAAGAAACAAACATGTTGATACAAAACTGGAAGGATACAAAAGTAAAGAGTTGGTGGACACTTCTGATAGTACCGAGTCGGAAGAATGGGAAAGACAGGACCCTGGTGaagttattaaaacaaattcgggAACAGAGTCAGAAGAAAGTGAATTAAAAGGGACTGACAAAGATGACAACAAAGTAACTCCAGTtagtgagaaaaatatttctgatgATTTAATAAAAGTAACAGTAGACAAAGAGAATGAAACCACCAGGAAAGTTGTTTGTCGTAATGATGACCCTATAGCTGTTTCAGCAGTGCAAGTAGGTAGAACCATACGGCAGAAGACCTCGCCAAGGCTCCTGGAAAACGTTCCGAGGCAGAGAAGAGACATATTCAACCCAATTCTACGAAAGGTTCCAATGACACAGTTGACATTACAAGTTCGGTTCAGGAAAGAAGAGAAGACTCTTGTGCTGATCAGATTGTATCTTTGA